AAAATAGCCGATAATAGTAATTGATAACCAACCCATAAAAAATTGTTAATTATTAATCCCCCTAGCTTGCTGAAAGATCTTCTTAGTTAAAGCATTTTGCTGGGCAATCTGAGCATAAATCTTAGCCGCTGGTTTGATGATTCTTTTTTTTGTTTTTTCTTGATAACCAACCAAACCAAAGTGTGGCCAATAACCTTTGTCCCACTCCCAATTATCCAGTAGCGACCAATAAAGAAAACCTTTAACTGGCACGCCAATTTGCAAAGCATAATAAATTTCTTGAACATGACGAATTAAATACATTGCTCTTTGTTGCTCGTCGTTAGTGGCAATGCCGTTTTCTGTCACATAAATAGGTAAATGATAAGCAGACATTTCTTGTAGTACCTCAAATAAACCATGGGGGTACACCTCCCAGCCCATATCCGAAACCTCGCGACCAAGACTGGCAGCGTTGATAAACTGTGGTTGTCGCCAATGACCCTTCTGTAATCGAGTATGAAAATAATAATTTAAACCGAGAAAATCGTGAGTTCCTTTAGTCAAATCATAGAACCAGTGATTAAAATAATAATTCATCAAACGAATATAGATTTGATCAGATAAAGAATAAGTTCGGTGTAGCTGAAAAGAGCTAGCGTTTTGCGCCATACCAACTCGTACCGTTGGTTGGTTGGCTAAAAGCTGATGAATGGCGCGATAGGCTAAGTCATGGGCCTCTGCCAAGTGCTTAACTACTTTTCTCGTCTGCCACAACGATGATTCACCGGGCGGCCAAATACCGACACCATAAGATTGCCAAGCATAAATAATTGGCTCATTGATCGTTAACCAAAAATCCACCAAAGAACCTAACTCCCTAGCTACTTTAACTATATACGAATGAAAAAGAGATGGCGCTTCACTGTTTAACCAGCCGCCGCGATAATAAAACCATAAAGGATTTGTAAAATGATGCAAAGTAACAAAGGTTTGTAAACCTAATTTTTTTGCTGTTTGTAAAACCTGACGATAATGCTCTATTTCTTTTTGATCGAATTGTCCATCCTGTGGCTCAATTCTACTCCACTCCAATGACAAACGAAAACAATTATTATTGAGCTTGGCCGCTAAGGATAAATCTTCTTTGAATAATCGATAGTGATCCGGACCCGTACCCATTAATTGTCCATCTTCAATATTGCCATCACGTTCCCATAAATACCAATCGCTGTTTTTATTATTACCCTCCACCTGATAAGCGGATGTGGCCGTACCCCAAAAAAAACCTTGGGGAAAAACTAGTCGTTCTCCACCTTCTACCCATTCACGAGTTGTAATTTTTTGTTTTTGATCAATCAAAACCATTTTATTGATACCATAAAGCAGCGGCGCCAATAGCGCCTGTCTGATCCTTTAATTTTGTTGCCGTAATAATAGGAATTTTAATTAACGGTGATAAAATATTTTCTTTGACAACTTGTAGCGCTGGGCGAATAAATAGCTTTTCCGCTCGCGACAAACCACCAGACAAAACAATTATTTCTGGATCGTAATTGTAGATGATGTTTAATAAAACAAACCCTAAATAATAACCAAATTCTTGATAAATCTTTTGTGCTGATTTTTTGCCTTTCTCAGCAGCTTCTTGAATGATAGCTGGATGCTGGTTGGAGCGTCGACTAAAAAACTTACTGGACAAATATTGCTCCACTTCGCCTCTGGTTTTCGGACTTCCTTCGACGCCATTAATATTAATAATTGTATGGCCAATTTCTAAAGCCGTTCCTTGATGGCCTGTTAACAAACAAATCTTATTTTCTTCCCGC
This genomic interval from Candidatus Komeilibacteria bacterium CG_4_10_14_0_2_um_filter_37_10 contains the following:
- a CDS encoding glycosyl transferase, with amino-acid sequence MVLIDQKQKITTREWVEGGERLVFPQGFFWGTATSAYQVEGNNKNSDWYLWERDGNIEDGQLMGTGPDHYRLFKEDLSLAAKLNNNCFRLSLEWSRIEPQDGQFDQKEIEHYRQVLQTAKKLGLQTFVTLHHFTNPLWFYYRGGWLNSEAPSLFHSYIVKVARELGSLVDFWLTINEPIIYAWQSYGVGIWPPGESSLWQTRKVVKHLAEAHDLAYRAIHQLLANQPTVRVGMAQNASSFQLHRTYSLSDQIYIRLMNYYFNHWFYDLTKGTHDFLGLNYYFHTRLQKGHWRQPQFINAASLGREVSDMGWEVYPHGLFEVLQEMSAYHLPIYVTENGIATNDEQQRAMYLIRHVQEIYYALQIGVPVKGFLYWSLLDNWEWDKGYWPHFGLVGYQEKTKKRIIKPAAKIYAQIAQQNALTKKIFQQARGINN